GGTAGGGACTGCAGGGGAGGGGGAGTCCTCTCCCCTCTGTTTTCTGATATGAAGGAGGGAGCCGAACAATGGAGGATTTTATGTCCACGGTGGTGCAGAACGGGTTCTCCGTGGCGGTGGCGGCCTTTCTGCTGGTGCGCATGGAACGCCGCCTGGAGGAACTGTCCCTGGCCATCCGGGATTTGCATGCGGCCATAGTTTCGGGGAGAACACTGTCGTCCTGAGGGGTAAAGGCGAGGAAAGATCTGGTTCTGTCATTCTGAGGCCTGATCCATGGCCGAAGAATCTGGGGTAAAGGCCCTTTAAAGGCAAAACGAGGTCCTTCCCCTCCGGGGATGCTTCACGATCACCTTGCTCAGGACGACAAAAAATCGGGGCACGGGGCTCAGGACGACAGAGGGTTGTCATCCCGAGGCCGGTACCTTGGCCGATCGCGTCCCC
This is a stretch of genomic DNA from Aminivibrio pyruvatiphilus. It encodes these proteins:
- a CDS encoding YvrJ family protein → MEDFMSTVVQNGFSVAVAAFLLVRMERRLEELSLAIRDLHAAIVSGRTLSS